TCCACGTCGACGGCGCTTTCGGCCTCTGGGCGGCCGCGGCCCCGGGCCTGCGCCATCTGACGCGCGGCTACGAAGACGCCGATTCGTGGGGGACCGACGCGCACAAGACCCTGAACGTTCCCTACGACTGCGGCATCGCGATCGTGCGGGACGCGTCCGCCCTCCGGTCCGCGATGGGCCTGCACACCAGCTACCTCATCCAGGACGCCGAAGGGCCGGGAGACCCGTTTGAGAAAGTTCCCGAGCTGTCACGCCGGGCCCGGGGCGTGCCGGTGTGGGCGGCACTGAAGAGCCTGGGCCGCGACGGCGTGGCAGCCCAGGTGCAGGGGTTGGCGGCCGCCGCCTCGGCGATCGCGGCAGGGCTGGCGGAGTTGGACGGAGTGGAGGTGCTGAACGACGTCGAGTACACCCAGGTGAGCGTGGCGTTCGGCGACGACGCCACCACCCGCGCTGTCACAGCCCGGATTATCGAGGACGGCAGGGTGTGGATGTCCGGCTCCCGATGGCGCGACCGGGACATCCTGCGGGTGTCCGTAAGTAACTGGCAGACAGCGGAGGACGAGGTGGCCACTGCCGTTGCTGCCGTCGGTTCCGCCCTTGCTGCAGTGCGGGGTGCTTGATCAACTGAAGGATTTCAGCGGACGCCCGCGGCCTCGCCGGGCTCCGGCAGGCGGTGGGCCGGGGGAAGCCCGTCCAGGGTCCTGCCGGCGAGCGTGCTGGCCACCCAAAGGGAGCGGGCCAGGTCGCCTCCATGGTCCGGCTTGCCCGCATATCCCAAGGCGTTTGCCACTTCCCGGGCGATTCCCCACTGCCGGGCTACGTCCGGGTCCAGGCCCGCCGCAGAGCTGAACTCGGCGCAGCGCCCGCGCAGACCGGCGGCAGGGTGGTCCAACGGCAAATCGGACAGGCGGTTCCACAGCAGCGGCGCCACGGCAAACTCCGGCTCCCCGATCATCGGCTGGGGATCGATGGCGGCGTAAGCGGCCGTCGGACATCCAGAGGCTGAAGTGGCCGGCCGTGCCAGGACGTTGAGGTAGTGCAGGTCCGTGTGGACCAGGGCATCGCGCGCCGAACGCCGTCCCACCGCACCCCGGGTCTGGCACACCTCCAGGGCGGCCTCGAGGAGCCACCGGGGGAAGGGGCGCCCCAGCTGTTCCCAGTCCGCAGGCAAGTCATCGCTCCATTGCTCCGCCCGTGCGGCGATGTGCTCGAACTCAAACCACTGTGGCCGGTCATCGGGGGTAAGGCTAAGCTGCCGCACCAGGCCAGCCCAGACCACCACGGCGTCTTCCATGGGCACGGTGGTGAGCGAGCGTTCGCCGTCGAGCCGTTCCAGGAGCATGGCGCAGGTGCCGGCGTCGGAGGCGAGC
This genomic interval from Arthrobacter sp. SLBN-100 contains the following:
- a CDS encoding aminoglycoside phosphotransferase family protein; its protein translation is MSQPAVVPIPPDLTARYTRSSAGRAWLASLPDLIQGRLENWQLTPDLLPGALPWNGHGAIVIPVRQQDGAPAALKIAFPHDEARVERHALALWQGRGAVALLASDAGTCAMLLERLDGERSLTTVPMEDAVVVWAGLVRQLSLTPDDRPQWFEFEHIAARAEQWSDDLPADWEQLGRPFPRWLLEAALEVCQTRGAVGRRSARDALVHTDLHYLNVLARPATSASGCPTAAYAAIDPQPMIGEPEFAVAPLLWNRLSDLPLDHPAAGLRGRCAEFSSAAGLDPDVARQWGIAREVANALGYAGKPDHGGDLARSLWVASTLAGRTLDGLPPAHRLPEPGEAAGVR